A genomic window from Silene latifolia isolate original U9 population chromosome Y, ASM4854445v1, whole genome shotgun sequence includes:
- the LOC141632402 gene encoding uncharacterized protein LOC141632402, whose product MRQRRWLELLNDYKVELQYHEGKANVVADVLGRMVCHAMRSALVLPDDLSREFQKMSLEVVIPGTLEMSAMVTEPEILQEIRVKQIEDEFLEGVRVAISEDRAKGFDIGPDDGLQFQATVLVAEYEEGERRVCESLPDLSEGQVRTLKTWWSTATIRDSHMEMGVYFDGFHHGFAEFWKKLQLALGSELKMSTAFHAAIDGQTERTIQTLEDMLRVCALEFQLHRYRIDPSHVLQADVIEFEPNMTYEERPVLILEC is encoded by the exons atgaggcagagacgttggttggagctGCTTAATGACTATAAGGttgagctgcagtatcatgagggtaaggcaaacgtggttgccgatgTTTTGGGTCGCATGGTGTGTCATGCTATGAGATCTGCGTTGGTGTTACCTGAcgacttgagtcgagagttccagaagatgagccttgaggtagttaTTCCTGGTACTTTAGAAATGAGTGCGATGGTTActgaacccgagatccttcaggagatccgagttaagcaaatAGAGGATGAATtcttagaaggagttcgagtcgctataagTGAAGATCGCGCCAAAGGCTTCGACattggacctgatgatggtctacAATTCCAAG CTACGGTTTTGGTGGCCGAGTATGAAGAAGGAGAACGCCGAGTTTGTGAGTCGTTGCCTGATTTGTCAGAAGGTCAAGTTCGAACATTAaagacctggtggtctactgcaaccATTAGAGattcccacatggaaatgggagtctatttcgATGGATTTCATCATGGGTTTGCTGAG TTTTGGAAGAAGCTGCAATTGGCTTTGGGgagtgagcttaagatgagtacggcttttcatgctGCAATTGATGGTCAGACCGAGCGTACCATTCAGACACTTGAGGACATGTTGCGAGTTTGTGCTTTGGAGTtccaa TTGCATCGTTATCGCATTGATCCTTCCCATGTTCTACAGGCTGATGTTATTGAGTTTGAGCCTAACATGACTTATGAGGAACGACCCGTTCTTATTTTGGAATGTTAG